Proteins encoded together in one Pseudoalteromonas xiamenensis window:
- a CDS encoding response regulator: protein MSKLVLAIDDDRLVHHIIDESLSQFCTLIHAKNGDEGIRQALKYHPDIILLDVEMPGMSGYEVCEKLKKCKQTADIPVMFLSSRKELDERMRGYNSGASDYIVKPFEADELKARIKVLYNYMQHSKRLSQDIKRAQMTAEIAMTDSGDMGRIMRYVGQSYHAHDLRTLGDYFFEFFLPLKLDVAVAFWYHSSAVFLAGEGAIQPIEQELLEQNREGSRFVDFGRRTIINYPKVSLLIKNMPVDDEAMYGRYKDLLPHILEATNAKIKDMEVSEEALSKVEQIGIVFEELSDQLIGISDHQTNKLVAFEAEIAKAREFVEQPLTKEQIDEFEKLFQHFSFLNDELSIIKYKLTEITEARHELIESLNRIAKPWGEEDVPAQTDIELF from the coding sequence ATGTCCAAACTGGTCCTGGCTATCGACGATGATCGTTTAGTGCACCACATAATAGATGAATCGCTTTCGCAATTTTGCACGTTGATCCATGCGAAAAATGGCGATGAAGGGATCCGCCAAGCTTTAAAGTATCATCCTGATATTATTCTACTTGACGTCGAAATGCCTGGCATGTCGGGCTACGAAGTGTGTGAAAAACTCAAAAAATGTAAACAGACTGCGGATATTCCCGTCATGTTCTTGTCGTCGCGAAAAGAGCTAGATGAAAGAATGCGGGGTTACAACAGTGGTGCGTCAGATTACATTGTAAAACCGTTTGAAGCGGATGAACTCAAGGCACGTATTAAAGTGTTGTACAACTACATGCAGCACTCCAAACGCTTGAGCCAAGACATTAAGCGTGCACAAATGACCGCGGAAATTGCGATGACAGACTCGGGCGACATGGGTCGGATCATGCGCTATGTGGGTCAATCTTACCATGCCCATGATCTGCGCACACTGGGAGATTACTTTTTTGAGTTTTTCTTACCGTTAAAACTCGATGTTGCGGTTGCGTTTTGGTATCACAGCAGTGCGGTGTTTTTGGCAGGTGAAGGCGCAATTCAACCTATTGAGCAAGAGTTACTTGAACAAAATAGGGAAGGCAGCCGATTTGTCGATTTTGGCCGTCGAACCATCATCAATTATCCAAAAGTTTCTTTACTCATTAAAAACATGCCTGTAGATGATGAAGCGATGTATGGCCGCTATAAGGATTTATTACCGCATATTCTTGAAGCGACCAACGCCAAAATCAAGGATATGGAAGTCAGTGAGGAAGCTCTGAGTAAAGTGGAGCAAATCGGCATTGTGTTTGAAGAACTTTCCGATCAATTGATTGGCATTAGTGACCACCAAACCAATAAGCTAGTCGCATTTGAGGCGGAAATTGCCAAGGCGAGGGAATTTGTGGAGCAACCACTTACCAAAGAGCAAATTGATGAATTTGAAAAGCTGTTCCAACACTTCTCATTTTTAAATGACGAATTGTCGATTATTAAATATAAACTCACTGAAATCACAGAAGCTCGTCACGAATTGATCGAAAGTTTAAACCGCATTGCAAAACCTTGGGGCGAGGAGGACGTTCCGGCCCAAACGGACATCGAGTTATTTTAA
- the gorA gene encoding glutathione-disulfide reductase, with amino-acid sequence MTQHFDYIAIGGGSGGIASANRAAMRGAKVALIEAKHMGGTCVNVGCVPKKVMWHGAQVAEAIKLYAPDYGFDVELKNFDWAKLVESREAYIGRIHQGYNGYLAKNGVTVINGFARFVDNHTVEVNGERYTADHICIAVGGRPSIPAIPGAEYGIDSNGFFELNEQPRRVAVVGAGYIAVELAGVLHSLGTETHLFVRQHAPLRNFDPIIVDTLTEIMGKEGAKIHPHSTPEKITKEADGSVTLHLTNGQSHNVDQVIWAIGREPVTDLINLHATDIETTERGYIKVDEFQNTTVKGIYALGDIMEGGIELTPVAVKAGRMLAERLFNPEMPDAKMDYELVPTVVFSHPPIGTIGLTEPQAKEKYGEDQVKVYTSTFAAMYTAVTQHRQPVRMKLVCAGPNEQVVGLHGIGFAVDEMIQGFGVAMKMGATKADFDSVVAIHPTGSEEFVTMR; translated from the coding sequence ATGACTCAACATTTTGATTATATCGCCATTGGTGGTGGTAGTGGCGGTATCGCATCAGCCAACCGAGCAGCAATGAGAGGCGCAAAAGTTGCGCTGATCGAAGCCAAACACATGGGTGGAACTTGTGTAAATGTGGGCTGTGTACCAAAAAAAGTAATGTGGCACGGCGCACAAGTCGCAGAAGCCATTAAACTTTATGCACCAGATTATGGTTTTGATGTTGAACTCAAAAACTTCGATTGGGCAAAACTCGTCGAAAGTCGAGAAGCATACATCGGTCGAATTCACCAAGGATACAATGGTTATTTAGCTAAAAATGGCGTAACGGTGATTAATGGCTTTGCTCGTTTTGTCGATAACCACACCGTGGAAGTAAATGGCGAGCGCTATACGGCGGATCATATTTGTATTGCCGTAGGTGGCAGACCATCCATTCCAGCGATTCCTGGCGCAGAGTATGGTATCGATTCAAATGGATTTTTCGAACTCAACGAGCAACCTCGTCGAGTGGCAGTAGTCGGTGCAGGCTACATTGCCGTTGAGCTTGCAGGCGTGCTACACAGCCTAGGCACTGAAACCCATCTGTTTGTTCGACAGCATGCCCCACTTCGAAATTTCGATCCTATTATTGTCGACACGCTCACTGAAATCATGGGCAAAGAAGGGGCCAAAATTCACCCTCATTCCACACCAGAGAAGATCACGAAAGAAGCGGATGGCTCTGTGACGCTGCACTTAACTAATGGTCAATCGCATAACGTTGATCAAGTGATATGGGCAATTGGCCGTGAGCCCGTCACCGATCTCATCAATTTACACGCGACTGACATTGAAACAACTGAACGTGGATACATCAAAGTTGATGAATTCCAAAATACCACTGTTAAAGGGATTTATGCGCTGGGTGACATCATGGAAGGCGGCATTGAATTAACACCCGTTGCGGTTAAAGCGGGCCGTATGCTTGCTGAGCGCCTGTTCAACCCTGAAATGCCCGATGCCAAGATGGATTATGAACTCGTTCCAACAGTCGTATTTAGTCATCCTCCCATTGGTACAATTGGCCTGACAGAGCCACAGGCAAAAGAAAAATACGGTGAAGACCAAGTTAAAGTGTATACCTCAACATTTGCAGCAATGTACACTGCGGTCACCCAACATCGCCAGCCTGTACGCATGAAATTAGTGTGCGCCGGTCCAAATGAACAAGTCGTCGGATTGCATGGCATCGGTTTTGCTGTTGATGAAATGATCCAAGGGTTTGGAGTCGCAATGAAAATGGGTGCAACCAAAGCAGACTTCGATTCGGTGGTGGCTATCCATCCAACCGGTTCTGAAGAGTTTGTTACTATGAGGTAA
- the prlC gene encoding oligopeptidase A: MSNPLIGLSGLPPFSKIEPAHVVPALESAIAHCRETIDNVLKQEHFTWENFVLPLEEADDKLSRMWSPVSHLNSTMNNDALREAYEACLPIISEYYTFKGQHQALYKAFKAIKDSDAFAQLDIARQTTIDNELRDFALSGIALSAEKQKRYGEIAVRLSDLAMKFSNNVLDATQAWQLHVTDEADLAGLPESALALAAHTAESKELEGWVFTLDIPSYLPLMTYADNRKLREQAYRAFVTRASDQGPNAGEFDNSDIMKEELALRHELAQLLGFESYADKSLATKMAESPAQVFAFLNDLADKSRGQAQLEVDELRAFAKAQYGVESLEAWDYGYFGEKLKQAKYAISDEVLRPYFPADKVLNGLFETVNRLFGIRVVEESGLDVYHSDVRFFSIYDSQDVLRGQFYLDLFAREKKRGGAWMDDCIGRRHLSDGRLQTPVAYLVCNFNKAVGGKPALFTHNEVTTLFHEFGHGLHHMLTQVDAGSVAGINGVAWDAVELPSQFLENWCYDEEALSLISGHYETGEPLPKELLDKLLAAKNYQSAMMMLRQIEFALFDFHIHADYTPSESCNIQTILNSVREKTAVVKAPEFNRFQHSFSHIFAGGYSAGYYSYKWAEVLSADAFSRFEEEGVFNANTGRDFMQHILEKGGSESPMVLFERFRGRAPTVDALLRHSGIETQAA, from the coding sequence ATGAGTAATCCACTAATTGGACTTTCGGGTCTACCGCCATTTTCAAAAATTGAGCCTGCGCACGTCGTGCCAGCGCTTGAATCTGCGATTGCCCACTGTCGCGAAACGATTGATAACGTATTAAAACAAGAACACTTTACGTGGGAAAATTTCGTTTTACCACTGGAAGAAGCGGACGACAAACTATCACGCATGTGGTCACCAGTAAGCCACTTAAACTCGACGATGAACAATGATGCGCTTCGAGAAGCATACGAAGCGTGTTTGCCTATTATCTCTGAATACTACACGTTCAAAGGTCAACATCAGGCACTTTACAAAGCATTTAAAGCGATTAAAGACAGTGACGCATTTGCTCAACTGGATATTGCTCGACAAACAACCATCGATAACGAACTGCGTGATTTTGCGTTGTCGGGTATTGCTCTATCTGCTGAAAAACAAAAGCGATATGGGGAAATAGCAGTTAGATTGTCTGATTTGGCCATGAAGTTTTCCAATAATGTACTTGATGCGACGCAAGCATGGCAATTACATGTAACGGATGAAGCCGATCTTGCTGGTTTGCCTGAATCGGCATTAGCTTTAGCGGCTCATACCGCCGAGAGTAAAGAATTAGAAGGTTGGGTATTTACGCTTGATATTCCGTCCTATTTGCCTTTGATGACGTATGCGGATAATCGAAAATTACGTGAACAGGCCTATCGCGCATTCGTGACACGTGCATCCGATCAAGGGCCTAATGCGGGTGAATTTGATAATTCAGACATCATGAAAGAAGAGCTTGCGCTGCGACATGAATTAGCTCAATTGCTGGGTTTTGAAAGCTATGCGGATAAATCATTAGCAACCAAAATGGCAGAATCACCGGCACAAGTATTTGCATTTTTAAATGACTTAGCCGACAAATCGCGCGGCCAAGCTCAACTTGAAGTTGATGAACTTCGAGCATTTGCGAAAGCACAATATGGCGTTGAGTCACTTGAAGCTTGGGACTATGGCTATTTTGGTGAAAAGTTAAAGCAGGCTAAATACGCCATTTCAGATGAAGTACTACGCCCTTATTTCCCAGCCGACAAAGTGCTTAATGGTTTGTTCGAAACAGTAAATCGTTTATTTGGGATTCGTGTTGTCGAAGAGTCAGGTCTAGATGTCTATCACTCAGATGTACGCTTTTTCTCTATCTATGACAGTCAAGACGTCCTACGCGGTCAATTTTATTTAGATTTATTTGCTCGTGAGAAAAAGCGTGGCGGTGCATGGATGGATGATTGCATTGGTCGTCGTCATCTTTCTGATGGACGTTTACAAACGCCAGTGGCGTATCTTGTGTGTAATTTTAATAAAGCGGTTGGCGGTAAGCCGGCCCTGTTTACGCATAATGAAGTGACAACATTATTCCACGAATTTGGCCACGGTTTACATCATATGCTAACGCAAGTTGATGCTGGCTCGGTCGCTGGAATCAATGGGGTTGCATGGGATGCGGTAGAATTACCAAGTCAATTTTTAGAAAATTGGTGTTATGACGAAGAAGCGTTAAGTTTGATCTCTGGGCATTATGAAACGGGCGAACCGTTGCCTAAAGAGCTACTGGATAAACTATTAGCCGCGAAGAATTATCAATCGGCTATGATGATGTTGCGCCAGATTGAATTTGCGCTCTTTGATTTCCATATTCACGCGGACTATACGCCTTCTGAAAGCTGTAATATCCAAACCATTTTAAACTCGGTGCGCGAGAAAACCGCAGTCGTAAAAGCGCCTGAGTTTAATCGTTTCCAACACAGTTTTAGCCATATTTTTGCTGGTGGCTATAGTGCGGGGTATTATTCATACAAATGGGCTGAAGTACTCTCTGCTGATGCGTTTTCGCGTTTTGAGGAAGAAGGTGTCTTTAACGCGAACACGGGTCGCGATTTTATGCAGCACATTCTCGAAAAAGGTGGATCTGAATCTCCGATGGTCTTGTTTGAACGTTTCCGTGGCCGAGCGCCAACCGTCGATGCGCTATTGCGTCACAGTGGAATTGAAACGCAAGCAGCATGA